One Cyprinus carpio isolate SPL01 unplaced genomic scaffold, ASM1834038v1 S000006757, whole genome shotgun sequence DNA segment encodes these proteins:
- the LOC109058824 gene encoding LOW QUALITY PROTEIN: bromo adjacent homology domain-containing 1 protein-like (The sequence of the model RefSeq protein was modified relative to this genomic sequence to represent the inferred CDS: deleted 1 base in 1 codon) has translation MTHARKNTSIGRYRSEGRGHVESWSHGETVGGAWPVQAKKVKESQCLAKRSMKMDESKTKKGKSNATSERHRKLYPLRGRSEALGCHVLLTRLHNETKTSEVDPSRDPEHKKTKKAHKKAENTREPLQKCLETSDEPSAQEPRKRRLASLNAEALNSLLLEKTDRPPSAKLTKKQATTEQTKTCSKRARTSETCQNPKKDEAGESLYAPVPRRLAGLNAAALLKLTSSTANKHRGQIPQYTLCKPRAAQEPKKQQPESQGACEVCKSRSLESKLSPESHRLTKPGYQSMLGYRPVKLVKEEPVEAELSPCFCCVRRSLALFLGEEHRVKHECLVLCADPCCSSYYVHIAHPGPSLSRIPHPAFCCRQACRVRGFAFSAVQPVTSRTCSFSSCSRPIKTEEDVSGCPSMPRVTPAAPSLLSTMSDRRQMGKECPQNTKPSHGSLAVSQKHPTASARPQKKATNGWRPVGVPTEKEVFIAGDDETVLRQCYEGVQREGEVIRVRDTVLLRSGPHRKSLPYVAKISALWEDPRTGELMMSLFWYYRPEHTQGGRDPSMHCENEIFASRHQDENSVACIEDRCYVLPLAQYCRFCALVKRRSEGVSDHAPLMPRPSDSTGPAHRLVPDGVDPQLVYLCRHVYDFRYGRILENLQ, from the exons ATGACCCATGCTCGGAAAAACACTTCCATTGGCCGATATCGCAGCGAGGGGCGGGGCCACGTGGAAAGCTGGTCACATGGTGAAACAGTGGGCGGAGCCTGGCCTGTGCAGGCCAAGAAAGTCAAGGAGAGTCAATGTTTGGCAAAGCGTTCAATGAAAATGGATGAGAGTAAGACTAAGAAAGGGAAGTCCAATGCTACGAGTGAGCGCCATCGGAAGCTCTACCCATTACGAGGAAGAAGCGAGGCCTTGGGTTGTCACGTTCTGCTCACTCGCCTACATAATGAGACCAAGACGAGCGAGGTGGATCCCAGCAGAGATCCAgagcacaaaaagacaaaaaaagcccACAAGAAAGCAGAGAACACCAGGGAGCCGTTGCAGAAATGCCTCGAAACCTCCGATGAACCTTCAGCTCAGGAGCCACGCAAACGTAGACTGGCGTCGCTCAATGCCGAGGCGCTCAACAGCCTTCTGCTCGAGAAAACAGACAGACCGCCAAGTGCCAAACTCACGAAGAAACAAGCCACTACAGAGCAAACCAAGACCTGCTCCAAAAGAGCCAGGACGTCCGAGACGTGCCAAAACCCCAAGAAGGATGAGGCTGGAGAGAGTCTGTACGCTCCTGTTCCCCGACGCCTGGCTGGACTCAACGCCGCCGCGCTGCTAAAGCTCACCAGCTCCACCGCAAACAAGCACAGGGGTCAGATCCCACAGTAC ACGCTCTGCAAACCCAGAGCAGCGCAGGAGCCCAAGAAACAACAGCCGGAATCACAAGGCGCCTGCGAAGTGTGCAAAAGCAGGAGCTTGGAGTCAAAACTGAGTCCGGAGAGCCACCGCTTGACTAAACCCGGATACCAGAGCATGCTGGGATACCGTCCGGTGAAGCTGGTGAAGGAGGAGCCGGTGGAGGCGGAGCTGAGTCCGTGTTTCTGCTGCGTCCGCCGGAGTCTGGCGCTCTTCCTCGGCGAGGAGCACCGGGTCAAGCACGAGTGCCTGGTTCTGTGCGCTGACCCCTGCTGCTCCAGCTACTACGTCCACATCGCTCACCCCGGGCCGAGTCTGAGCCGCATCCCACACCCCGCCTTCTGCTGCCGCCAGGCCTGTCGGGTCCGAGGATTCGCCTTCAGCGCCGTGCAGCCGGTCACCAGCCGGACCTGCTCCTTCTCCAGCTGCAGCCGTCCCATTAAAACAG AAGAGGATGTCTCCGGATGTCCCAGCATGCCCCGAGTGACCCCGGCCGCCCCGAGTCTTCTGTCCACCATGTCTGACCGCAGGCAGATGGGCAAAGAATGCCCTCAGAACACCAAACCATCCCACGGCTCGCTCGCTGTGAGCCAGAAGCACCCCACAGCAAGCGCCAGACCGCAGAAGAAGGCCACGAACGGATGGCGTCCGGTGGGAGTCCCCACGGAGAAGGAGGTGTTTATAGCG GGCGATGACGAGACGGTGCTCCGTCAGTGTTATGAAGGAGTGCAGCGTGAAGGAGAGGTGATCCGGGTGCGAGACACGGTGCTGTTACGGTCCGGACCCCACAGGAAATCACTGCCGTACGTGGCCAAGATCTCCGCTCTGTGGGAAGACCCCAGAACAG GAGAGCTGATGATGAGTCTGTTCTGGTATTATCGTCCTGAGCACACGCAGGGCGGCAGAGATCCCAGCATGCACTGTGAG AACGAGATCTTCGCGTCCCGTCATCAGGATGAGAACAGCGTGGCCTGCATCGAGGACCGCTGCTATGTTCTGCCGTTAGCACAGTACTGTAG ATTTTGTGCCTTGGTGAAGCGGCGCTCGGAGGGCGTGTCCGACCACGCCCCGCTGATGCCCCGCCCCTCTGACAGCACTGGCCCCGCCCACCGCCTGGTCCCCGACGGCGTGGATCCACAGCTGGTGTATCTGTGCAGACACGTCTATGACTTCCGCTACGGACGCATCCTCGAGAACCTGCAGTGA